Proteins encoded within one genomic window of Brassica rapa cultivar Chiifu-401-42 chromosome A09, CAAS_Brap_v3.01, whole genome shotgun sequence:
- the LOC117128158 gene encoding uncharacterized protein LOC117128158: protein MVAQVDSAAGSSRTPPGLTKSCKLHSVKGHDTSECKTLFAQFLSSLESGEIKIPPPKPKSENSWSRNKDRKNQRKNQAKPRQDDQKPKVAEQIPHPDDDGDASADEDPPAARQRIEAIRAQPESSSDEESDLEEALDPLDLRVLLKRKTTSTNDKTPGSSDLRVELNAKRTKHSLSPGSSLATMDGNPIVDLRDQLNARVSDLRARLDHKKAGSPKESEDLRALLTRKQSSVRPRINVIMGGSPPCGDSVRAVKDHRRMVDTSQRWPQKSPTDPPISFSTEDLLGVNFPHNDPLLIVLAIDKYDVTKVLIDTGSSVDIIFRETLVKMGIDLKDVKPSSRTLTGFNGSSEVIMGTIRLSVQAEGLARMVKFLVVSTKAPYHVILGTPWLYSMRAIASTYHQCVKFPGMDGTIKTVRGDQRAARDLLIATVKLQRSQSLVSSISPPISKICPQKEEVLEVPVDESDPSKVLRVGAYLSDEMQRDITDFLKQNLSTFAWSMTDMQGIDPSITTHELNVDPNIKPIRQKRRKLGPERSKAVVEEVERLLSAGSIAEVRYPEWLANPVVVKKKNGKWRMCVDFTDLNKACPKDSYPLPNIDRLVESTAGNEMLTFMDAFSGYNQIMMHPDDREKTSFITDRGTYCYKVMPFGLKNAGATYQRLVNRMFAKQLGTTMEVYIDDMLVKSVRADDHLAHLRECFDILNAYKMKLNPAKCTFGVSSGEFLGYIVTQRGIEANPKQISAVLDLPSPRNCREVQRLTGRIAALNRFISRSTDKCLPFYDLLRGNKKFIWDDKCEEAFNQLKHYLTTPPILAKPDIGDVLSLYIAVSSAAVSSVLIKEDRGEQRPVFYMSRRITGPETRYPSLEKMALAVVESARKLRPYFQSHSVEVLTDQPLRTVLQNTNRAGRLTKWAIELGELDITYKCRTAAKAQVLADFLVEFSLELAQDLETSDSTWILHVDGSSTNKGYGAGVQLQSPSGELIRQSFSFGFPSSKNEAEYESLIAGLRLAKAVKAKRLSAYCDSQLVASQFSGDYDARNDRMDAYLRVVQALAKEFEFFELTKVPRGENACADALAALGRKLRDQVKRTIPIHRIEKPSIDISTESANFVTTESETTPLSETNDDSEMTDQDQRIPDWRTEFIQYLTKGTLPTDKWAARRLKRRSAHYVVMEEELHRVTANKVLLKCIFAEQTQLVMAETHEGAGGNHSGGRSLALKIRNVGFFWPTMNTDCEAYARRCDKCQRHAPSIHSPTELLRTSAAPYPFMRWGMDIIGPMPNSRQRRFVLVLTDYFTKWIEAEAFAQVTEKEVRGFVWKNIICRHGLPYEIVTDNGSQFMAGNFKDFCNKWNIRLSPSTPRYPQGNRQAESSNKIIIDGIKKRLHLKKGHWADEFDGVLWSHRTTPRGATKSTPFSLAYGMEAMAPAEVNVTSLRRSKMPQHVELNQEMLLDALDGLEEKRDQALLRIQNYQNQIESYYNKKVRSCPLELGDLVMRKVFENTKEPNAGKLGANWEGPYKITRVVKPGVYRLETSRGEAVPRAWNSMHLRRFYS, encoded by the coding sequence ATGGTCGCCCAGGTCGATTCGGCAGCGGGATCTTCCCGGACCCCACCAGGGCTTACTAAATCGTGCAAACTCCACAGTGTAAAAGGTCACGACACTTCAGAGTGCAAAACACTTTTTGCGCAATTCCTCTCCTCACTCGAAAGCGGTGAAATTAAGATTCCTCCTCCGAAGCCAAAAAGCGAGAACAGTTGGAGCAGAAACAAGGACAGGAAAAATCAGCGAAAAAATCAAGCAAAACCGCGTCAAGACGACCAAAAGCCAAAGGTCGCCGAGCAAATCCCACATCCAGACGACGATGGTGACGCCTCAGCTGACGAAGATCCGCCAGCAGCCAGACAAAGGATTGAAGCTATTCGCGCCCAACCGGAGTCCTCATCAGACGAAGAGAGCGATCTCGAGGAAGCCCTCGACCCGTTGGACTTACGTGTACTCCTCAAACGAAAGACCACGTCGACGAATGACAAGACTCCCGGATCTTCCGATCTCCGAGTCGAGCTCAATGCTAAAAGAACTAAGCATTCGCTGAGCCCAGGATCTTCACTGGCAACTATGGACGGTAATCCTATCGTCGATCTACGAGATCAGCTTAACGCGCGAGTCAGTGATCTGCGTGCAAGGCTGGACCACAAAAAAGCCGGGTCGCCGAAAGAAAGCGAAGACCTCCGAGCTCTTCTCACCAGGAAGCAATCAAGTGTCAGGCCGCGGATCAACGTGATTATGGGAGGATCTCCACCTTGCGGGGATTCCGTACGAGCGGTCAAAGATCACCGACGAATGGTGGACACCTCGCAGCGCTGGCCGCAGAAGTCCCCAACTGATCCTCCAATCTCCTTCTCAACTGAAGACCTTCTCGGAGTGAACTTTCCTCATAACGACCCTCTTCTCATCGTTTTGGCTATCGATAAGTACGACGTCACCAAAGTGCTGATCGATACTGGCAGCTCGGTCGATATCATTTTTCGCGAAACTCTCGTAAAAATGGGAATCGACTTAAAAGACGTGAAACCGTCTTCCAGGACTCTCACCGGCTTTAACGGCTCCTCTGAAGTAATCATGGGAACTATCCGTCTCTCGGTACAAGCTGAGGGACTAGCTCGGATGGTCAAGTTTTTGGTAGTCAGCACCAAGGCTCCCTACCACGTGATACTAGGCACTCCATGGTTATACTCCATGCGAGCGATCGCATCCACGTACCATCAGTGCGTCAAATTTCCGGGAATGGATGGTACGATTAAGACAGTGAGAGGAGATCAACGGGCCGCGCGAGATCTCTTAATTGCCACGGTCAAACTGCAGCGATCTCAGTCGCTAGTCAGCTCGATCTCCCCTCCTATAAGCAAGATCTGCCCACAAAAAGAAGAGGTGCTCGAAGTCCCAGTCGACGAATCGGATCCAAGTAAAGTGCTACGAGTAGGCGCTTATCTATCAGACGAGATGCAGCGCGATATCACGGATTTCCTGAAGCAAAACTTGTCTACCTTTGCTTGGTCGATGACTGACATGCAGGGAATCGACCCGTCCATCACGACTCACGAGTTAAACGTAGACCCAAATATCAAGCCCATCCGACAGAAGAGACGAAAGTTGGGTCCCGAAAGATCCAAAGCAGTTGTTGAGGAAGTCGAGCGCTTATTAAGCGCGGGCTCGATAGCAGAAGTTCGTTACCCGGAGTGGCTCGCTAACCCGGTGGTTGTCAAGAAGAAAAACGGCAAGTGGCGCATGTGCGTCGATTTTACCGACCTCAACAAGGCCTGCCCAAAAGACAGCTACCcgcttccgaacatcgacaggCTTGTCGAATCAACTGCCGGCAATGAAATGCTCACGTTTATGGACGCTTTCTCGGGATACAACCAGATCATGATGCATCCTGATGATCGAGAGAAGACGTCGTTCATAACTGATCGAGGAACTTACTGCTACAAAGTAATGCCCTTCGGGCTGAAGAACGCCGGTGCGACGTACCAGCGACTTGTCAACCGAATGTTCGCTAAACAGCTCGGTACAACGATGGAAGTCTACAttgacgacatgctcgtcaaatcagTCCGAGCAGACGACCACCTGGCACATTTACGGGAGTGTTTCGACATCCTAAATGCGTACAAGATGAAGCTAAACCCGGCCAAATGCACCTTCGGCGTATCGTccggagaattcctcggctacatAGTGACGCAGCGGGGAATCGAAGCGAACCCGAAGCAAATATCAGCCGTCCTCGATCTACCCAGTCCGAGAAATTGCCGAGAAGTCCAGCGACTAACAGGccgaatcgcagcacttaatcGTTTCATCTCCCGGTCTACTGATAAATGTCTCCCCTTCTACGATCTCctccgaggaaacaaaaaatTCATTTGGGACGATAAATGTGAGGAGGCTTTTAATCAGCTCAAACATTACCTGACGACGCCCCCTATCCTGGCAAAGCCAGACATCGGCGACGTTTTATCTCTCTACATTGCGGTCTCATCTGCCGCAGTCAGCAGCGTACTAATCAAGGAGGACCGAGGAGAACAACGACCTGTTTTCTACATGAGCAGAAGGATTACCGGACCAGAAACCCGGTACCCGTCACTTGAAAAGATGGCCCTGGCCGTCGTCGAATCAGCGAGGAAACTCCGCCCATATTTTCAGTCGCACTCGGTAGAAGTTCTCACCGACCAGCCGCTCAGAACTGTCTTGCAAAATACGAACAGAGCTGGCCGTCTTACCAAGTGGGCGATCGAACTCGGAGAGCTCGACATCACTTACAAGTGTAGAACCGCCGCTAAGGCCCAAGTCCTCGCCGATTTCCTCGTGGAATTCTCTCTGGAACTCGCTCAGGATTTGGAAACTTCGGATTCAACCTGGATCCTGCATGTCGACGGTTCCTCAACAAACAAAGGCTATGGAGCAGGAGTTCAGCTTCAATCCCCATCGGGAGAACTCATTCGACAGTCGTTCAGTTTCGGTTTCCCATCATCAAAAAACGAGGCGGAGTATGAATCACTCATCGCCGGCCTTCGCCTCGCCAAAGCAGTCAAGGCTAAGCGGCTCAGTGCATACTGCGACTCACAGCTCGTCGCCAGTCAGTTCAGCGGTGATTACGATGCGCGCAACGATAGAATGGACGCTTATCTCCGAGTCGTACAAGCGTTAGCTAAAGAGTTCGAATTCTTCGAGCTCACAAAGGTTCCCCGCGGAGAAAATGCCTGTGCCGATGCGTTAGCAGCACTCGGAAGAAAGCTCCGCGATCAAGTCAAAAGGACTATTCCAATCCACCGAATCGAGAAACCAAGTATCGACATCTCAACGGAATCAGCTAACTTCGTCACCACAGAATCCGAAACAACGCCCTTATCTGAGACCAACGACGACTCCGAGATGACAGACCAAGATCAGCGGATACCAGACTGGAGGACTGAATTCATCCAATATCTCACCAAGGGCACGCTTCCCACTGATAAATGGGCTGCAAGACGATTAAAGAGACGCAGCGCGCACTACGTCGTCATGGAAGAAGAACTCCACCGAGTAACAGCTAACAAGGTCCTCCTCAAATGCATTTTTGCCGAGCAAACGCAGTTAGTAATGGCAGAAACTCACGAAGGAGCAGGTGGAAACCACTCTGGAGGTCGGTCACTAGCCTTGAAAATTCGGAACGTAGGATTTTTCTGGCCAACTATGAATACCGACTGCGAAGCATATGCCCGGCGATGCGACAAATGCCAACGACACGCTCCGAGTATCCACAGCCCAACCGAGCTACTGCGAACTTCCGCAGCCCCTTACCCATTTATGCGATGGGGGATGGATATCATCGGACCAATGCCGAATTCTCGTCAACGTCGCTTCGTGCTGGTATTGACCGACTACTTCACCAAATGGATCGAAGCAGAAGCCTTCGCGCAGGTTACAGAGAAGGAAGTTCGCGGCTTTGTTTGGAAGAACATCATCTGTCGCCACGGCCTACCATACGAGATCGTGACGGACAACGGATCACAGTTTATGGCCGgaaattttaaagatttctGCAACAAGTGGAACATCCGACTAAGCCCCTCAACGCCGAGATATCCTCAAGGAAACAGACAAGCAGAATCCTCGAACAAGATTATCATCGACGGAATCAAGAAGCGCCTTCACCTCAAAAAGGGACATTGGGCCGACGAATTCGACGGCGTGCTCTGGTCGCATCGGACAACCCCCCGAGGAGCAACAAAATCTACCCCCTTCTCACTCGCTTACGGGATGGAGgcgatggctccggccgaggtCAATGTAACAAGTCTCCGccggtccaagatgcctcagCATGTTGAGCTTAATCAAGAGATGCTGCTAGATGCCCTCGACGGGCTAGAGGAGAAGCGCGACCAAGCCTTACTTCGAATCCAGAATTACCAAAACCAAATCGAGAGCTACTACAACAAGAAGGTCCGCTCGTGTCCTCTTGAGCTCGGCGATCTGGTTATGCGAAAAGTCTTCGAAAACACCAAAGAACCCAACGCTGGAAAACTCGGCGCGAATTGGGAAGGACCATATAAGATCACTCGAGTCGTCAAACCAGGAGTATACCGACTCGAGACTTCCCGCGGAGAAGCAGTCCCACGAGCTTGGAACTCCATGCATCTTCGTCGTTTTTACTCGTAA
- the LOC117127763 gene encoding meiosis-specific protein ASY2-like: MSSHRLTREQKGKGAVSSRDSAENPDSIHHEAMMDTGNMDLTQRLLVSEARDQFRGDDDGQDAVDISTVPISYYPGNIFSEESPLEVWRIRPSVVDGQDWSNVERTRSTVESVEAILRDFNAHGVSFIIPKPDQRPWSPPKGYQCIYESYFRNDTKMWLPIPRIVTAYAFRRGVALSQLMNGSLRLMVVLSVIAAEAGTSMSVRSFEELTSVSISDDGLVSTRMRPNYNVVTGYPTKTSDWQRSYFYVKSNRSAFEEPPKSGYRILWNAEMVGHPNLAAYPEDWKESARIVALQKQDNWEDFTRERIQRSVERIASQHWISDSLPLINRSTLKRLSLFTRAEQKEINRARTMKQLPDLSLIMAGKIGAKKGTDDSAEVGITDAAPVTAERAPTGGSSQGKNSKKKKSTETRKESNEMGQTDLGNSSKKGGKKRKAVEPPAEDVPRKKKMKKQDFFVPRPSSVCEEELQALVPDATPDVGTSDDDENETIALRRRRREGPQQSRGASVGGQGISEVPRELPASERQQVPLRGDSSAHITEGSETRVSGRPKETPEDGFKFEFNRELPLACYPEDCARFLRLVKGGPDQLPSVGDLIFKDEYEHASCSSVKSHGDWNVLVGKYDTALRRAREQICESEEAKKKAEEALRVSSREKTEAIARERALRKAFDETRTSDAAELQMCKEAMNNLEVVVDKQRKEKVDLERRMAAESLRHSEEMTRLRKSRRYEVTHERIRVLIAMIAKAEKRFHKISLREDQRDKYDDARCLYSQAFGTRKCLEQIKASGVEIPQETIDFFAGQERHYEEEAERLEVKEIPAEDLRLSPLVLESRFLIEEIWRQLDPFGSNIGLIDSEAAIALRTPLADRDPRSEDPTEKPA, from the exons ATGTCGTCGCACCGTTTGACGCGAGAACAAAAAGGAAAGGGGGCAGTATCTTCTCGGGATTCTGCTGAGAATCCTGACAGTATCCATCACGAAGCAATGATGGATACGGGGAATATGGATCTAACGCAGCGTCTTTTGGTCTCGGAAGCAAGAGATCAATTCCGGGGTGACGACGACGGTCAAGATGCGGTCGACATCTCGACTGTTCCGATCAGCTACTATCCCGGAAACATCTTCTCGGAGGAGAGTCCACTGGAGGTTTGGAGGATTCGACCTTCGGTTGTAGATGGACAGGACTGGTCGAACGTCGAGAGGACGAGGTCTACCGTGGAATCGGTAGAGGCTATCCTCCGAGATTTCAACGCACACGGGGTCTCATTTATTATTCCGAAACCAGATCAGAGGCCTTGGTCACCTCCGAAGGGTTATCAGTGCATCTACGAGTCGTATTTCCGGAACGACACAAAAATGTGGCTTCCGATTCCTCGAATCGTCACGGCTTATGCGTTCCGCCGAGGGGTTGCTCTAAGCCAGCTGATGAACGGCTCTCTTCGTTTGATGGTCGTTCTGTCGGTGATTGCGGCTGAGGCGGGGACGTCGATGAGTGTGAGGTCGTTTGAAGAGTTGACTTCGGTTTCAATCTCCGACGATGGGCTCGTCTCGACGAGGATGCGCCCGAACTATAACGTGGTCACGGGGTATCCGACCAAAACCTCGGATTGGCAACGTTCGTACTTTTATGTGAAGTCGAACAGGTCTGCGTTCGAGGAACCTCCGAAATCCGGTTATCGCATTCTTTGGAATGCAGAGATGG ttggtCACCCGAATCTTGCCGCATACCCCGAGGATTGGAAGGAGAGTGCTCGGATCGTCGCGTTACAGAAGCAGGATAACTGGGAGGATTTTACTCGGGAGAGAATCCAAAGATCTGTAGAGCGGATTGCGAGCC AGCATTGGATCTCGGATTCGCTTCCTCTCATCAATCGATCGACTTTGAAGCGGTTATCCCTTTTCACACGAGCCGAACAGAAGGAGATCAATCGGGCCCGAACAATGAAGCAACTGCCCGATCTTAGCCTTATTATGGCAGGGAAGATAGGTGCCAAAAAGGGTACTGACGACTCTGCGGAGGTCGGGATTACGGACGCTGCTCCCGTTACCGCCGAGCGGGCGCCTACCGGCGGTTCTTCCCAGGGAAAGaactcgaagaagaagaaaagcacGGAGACTCGGAAGGAGTCCAATGAGATGGGTCAAACCGATCTGGGTAACTCCTCCAAGAAGGGTGGTAAGAAGAGGAAGGCCGTGGAACCGCCTGCGGAAGACGTTCCtaggaagaagaaaatgaagaagcaAGATTTCTTCGTGCCCCGACCATCCTCGGTTTGCGAGGAGGAACTCCAGGCTTTGGTTCCCGATGCTACTCCCGACGTTGGGACCTCGGATGATGATGAAAACGAGACCATAGCTTTGCGTCGGAGGAGACGAGAGGGTCCTCAGCAGAGTCGTGGAGCCTCGGTGGGCGGTCAGGGCATCTCGGAGGTTCCGAGGGAGTTGCCAGCCTCCGAAAGACAGCAAGTCCCCCTGAGGGGCGACTCTTCGGCTCATATTACGGAAGGTTCTGAGACCCGCGTGTCCGGCCGTCCCAAGGAAACCCCGGAGGATGGGTTCAAGTTTGAGTTCAACCGAGAGCTTCCGCTGGCTTGTTACCCGGAGGATTGTGCTCGCTTTCTGCGGTTAGTCAAAGGCGGTCCCGATCAGCTTCCTTCGGTGGGGGACCTCATCTTCAAAGACGAGTATGAGCACGCCTCTTGCTCGTCGGTAAAG AGTCACGGCGACTGGAATGTTCTGGTTGGGAAGTATGACACAGCCCTCAGGCGGGCCAGAGAGCAGATCTGTGAGAGTGAGGAAGCTAAGAAGAAAGCGGAGGAGGCTCTTCGGGTTTCTTCACGGGAAAAGACAGAAGCCATTGCTCGGGAGAGAGCTCTCAGGAAAGCATTTGACGAGACGCGAACATCTGACGCGGCTGAGCTGCAGATGTGTAAGGAGGCGATGAACAACCTTGAAGTCGTGGTGGACAAGCAGCGGAAGGAAAAGGTTGATTTAGAGAGAAGGATGGCTGCGGAATCACTTAGGCATTCCGAGGAGATGACCAGGCTTCGGAAATCTCGTAGGTATGAAGTTACGCACGAGAGAATTCGCGTGCTGATTGCCATGATTGCTAAGGCCGAGAAGCGCTTCCATAAGATTTCTCTTCGTGAGGACCAAAGAGACAAGTACGACGATGCTCGATGTCTCTACAGCCAAGCCTTTGGAACGAGGAAATGCCTTGAGCAGATTAAAGCCTCGGGTGTCGAAATCCCGCAGGAAACCATCGATTTCTTCGCTGGGCAAGAGAGGCATtatgaagaagaagcagaacgCTTGGAAGTAAAGGAGATTCCAGCAGAGGACCTTCGCCTCTCCCCGCTAGTGTTGGAGTCTCGGTTCCTGATCGAAGAGATTTGGCGTCAGCTCGACCCGTTTGGATCGAACATTGGTTTGATCGATTCAGAGGCTGCTATTGCTCTTCGTACTCCTCTCGCCGACCGAGATCCCCGCTCTGAAGATCCGACGGAGAAGCCCGCTTAG